The Stenotrophomonas maltophilia genome includes a region encoding these proteins:
- the ntrC gene encoding nitrogen regulation protein NR(I), translating to MSKSSSSPQCIWVVDDDRAVRFVLCTALREAGYQVVDFDSAAPALQALSEGPPPALLFTDVRMPGDDGLVLLDKLKAALPQLPVVVMSAYTDVASTAGAFRGGAHEFLSKPFDLDDAVALAQRVLPAVAPALAAATPAAEAHSDQPPQLVGDTPPMRALFRAIGRLAQAPLAVLITGETGTGKELVANALHRESPRAQGPFVALNTAAIPSELLESELFGHEAGAFTGAQRRHIGRFEQADGGTLFLDEIGDMPLPLQTRLLRVLAQGEFFRVGGRELIRVDVRVVAATHQDLEGLVAQGKFRADLLHRLDVVRLQLPPLRERREDIAQLASTFLAAAARKLDTPPKRLTAAALQALREHDWPGNVRELENVCWRMAALAAADTIGVADVDTALNRTRGRRSSTTSADPGQWEALLAEWARRQLAEGVEGLHAQVRERVDHALLEAALQITHGRRAEAAARLGLGRNTLTRKLGAGRRRGGH from the coding sequence ATGTCTAAGTCTTCTTCGTCCCCGCAGTGCATCTGGGTGGTCGATGACGATCGGGCCGTGCGCTTCGTGCTGTGCACCGCGCTACGCGAGGCGGGCTACCAGGTCGTCGATTTCGACAGCGCCGCACCCGCCCTGCAGGCGTTGAGCGAAGGCCCGCCACCGGCGCTGCTGTTCACCGATGTGCGCATGCCCGGCGACGATGGCCTGGTGCTGCTGGACAAGCTCAAGGCCGCGCTGCCGCAGCTGCCGGTGGTGGTGATGTCGGCCTATACCGACGTAGCCAGCACGGCCGGCGCGTTCCGCGGTGGCGCGCATGAATTCCTGTCCAAGCCGTTCGATCTGGACGATGCGGTGGCACTGGCGCAACGGGTGCTGCCGGCCGTCGCACCGGCATTGGCGGCGGCCACACCTGCGGCCGAAGCGCATAGCGACCAACCGCCGCAACTGGTGGGCGATACCCCGCCGATGCGCGCGCTGTTCCGCGCCATCGGTCGCCTGGCGCAGGCACCGCTGGCGGTGCTGATCACCGGCGAGACCGGCACCGGCAAGGAGCTGGTGGCCAATGCGCTGCATCGCGAATCACCGCGCGCGCAGGGGCCCTTCGTCGCGCTCAATACCGCTGCAATCCCGTCCGAGCTGCTGGAAAGCGAGTTGTTCGGCCACGAAGCCGGCGCCTTCACCGGCGCGCAGCGCCGCCATATCGGCCGCTTCGAGCAGGCCGATGGCGGCACGCTGTTCCTGGATGAGATCGGCGACATGCCGCTGCCGTTGCAGACCCGGCTGCTGCGCGTGCTGGCGCAGGGCGAGTTCTTCCGCGTCGGTGGCCGTGAACTGATCCGCGTCGACGTGCGCGTGGTCGCCGCCACCCACCAGGACCTGGAAGGGCTGGTTGCACAAGGAAAGTTCCGCGCCGACCTGCTGCACCGCCTCGACGTGGTGCGCCTGCAGCTGCCACCGCTGCGCGAGCGCCGCGAGGACATCGCACAGCTGGCCAGTACGTTCCTGGCCGCCGCCGCGCGCAAGCTGGATACGCCGCCGAAGCGGCTGACCGCGGCCGCACTGCAGGCGCTGCGCGAACACGACTGGCCGGGCAACGTGCGCGAACTGGAAAACGTGTGCTGGCGGATGGCGGCGTTGGCGGCCGCCGACACCATCGGCGTGGCCGACGTCGATACCGCGCTCAACCGTACGCGCGGTCGTCGCAGCAGCACCACCAGCGCCGATCCGGGGCAGTGGGAAGCGCTGCTGGCCGAATGGGCACGCCGTCAGCTGGCCGAAGGCGTGGAAGGGCTGCACGCGCAGGTGCGCGAGCGGGTCGACCATGCCCTGCTGGAGGCCGCGCTGCAGATCACCCACGGCCGCCGTGCCGAAGCCGCGGCCCGCCTGGGCCTTGGCCGCAATACCCTTACCCGCAAGCTGGGCGCCGGACGCCGCCGCGGGGGCCATTGA